CGACGAACGATTGGATCTTTTCTTTCCGGTATGTCATGGCCATATTCCCATTTCATCCCCTATCGCGAGAGGAATACTTTTGTATACGATTGTATACCGACTCTGTCATGGAATCAAGAAAGACCTGCGATTTGCAAGCGCATAACGTACCGCAGTCGGGATTTGCAGGTGGGTTGGATTTACCGATAGTTTACAAACCTTTCATTTTCTCTTCATACTCTTGCATTACTCTGAAAATGTTCTAATAGAATGTTTTTGGGAGGGGATCGTATGGGGAAATCAACAATCTGGCGCAAACTTCGAAAAGCCATACCTGTTACGGGATTGGCAGCCGTATTGGCAGTCAGCCCTGTTGCCGCGGCAAACCCGGAATTATCCGCAGCAGCTGCAGATGCGGAAGCTGTTAAAAGCCAGAACATTCAGGTACAAATTCTGGGAATCAACGATTTTCACGGACAGTTGAACGTGACCCGCAAAGTCGGGGGGAAAGATGTGGGTCGTGCCGATTATCTGGCAACTTATCTGAAGGAAAGGGAAGCTACAAACAAAAACACATTGCTGGTACATGCCGGTGACGTGGTTGGTGCCAGTGCTCCGGTATCCTCTTTGCTGCAGGATGAACCGACAATTGAAATTCTCAACGAACTGGGGTTCGATCTTGGAGTGCCCGGCAATCATGAGTTTGACGAGGGCGTAGACGAGATGATGCGCCTGATTTACGGCGGCTATCACCCGAAGACCGGAAAATTTAAAGGGGCCAAGTTTCCGTATGTGCTTGCCAATGTGGTAGACAAGAGCACCAACGAGCCCATTCTGCCGCCGTTCCATGTGCAGGTGGTAAACGGGGTGAAGATCGGCTTCATCGGGGTGGTTCTGTCTGACACGCCCAGCATTGTGATCCCCAGCGGAGTCAAGGATGTGCAGTTTACAGACGAAGCGGAAGCCATCAACAAATATGCGAAACTCCTGAAAAATAAGGGTGTTAAGTCGATCATCGTCCTGGCCCATAATCCGGGAACCTCCAGACAGGACGGCAGCAATCCGACTGGTGAAGCGGTCGAGATTGCCAACGCCATCGACGATGAAGTGGATGTGATCTTTGCCGGCCACAGCCATCAATTTATGAACGCCGTGGTGGATGGCAAACTGATCGTCCAGTCTTATGCTTACGGAACGGCATTCTCTGACGTGGATCTTGAAATTGACAAGAAAACCGGGGATATCGTCTCCAAGAAAACGGAAATCGTCACCACGTTCCACGAAGGCAAGACACCTGACCCTGCAATCAAGGCGATGATTGAAAAGTATGAAGCCCAAGTGGCTCCGATTGTCAACGAGGTGGTGGGAACCGCAGCTGACGATCTGCCATATGATGACCGTTACGAGAAAGAAGTTGCCATCGGCAACCTGATTGCGGACGCCCAACGGGCCACGATGAAGACGGACTTCTCGTTCATGAACCCGGGAGGCATCCGAACAAGCATCGACAAGGGAGAAGTCACCTGGGGCGAACTCTACACCGTTCAACCCTTCAACAACGATCTGGTCAAGATGACCCTTACCGGCGAACAAATTCGCAAACTGCTGGAACAGCAGTGGTATACAAAGACAGACGGATCCATTGGCTTGAGAACCTTGCAAATCTCCGGTCTGAAATATACAAGAGACAAAGCAGCCAGAAAGATTCTTGACATCACGCTCCCGGACGGGACTCCGATTGACCCGAAAGCAACTTATACGGTCACGGTCAACAGCTTCCTGGCTGACGGGGGAGACAACTTCACCGTTCTGAAAGAGGGTCAGAACAGGGAAGTGGGGCCGACAGATATCGACGCTCTTGTCAATTATATCAAGCAATTGACGCAGCCCTTCTCGGCTGCAGTAGAGGGCCGGATTACGGAAGTTGCGGCACCGTAAACCTTAAAAATCATGAGAGGACACATATATATGAATAACATGTGTCCTCTTTTATTTTGTTCTTCAACAAATCACGTAAGCTTTACAACTGATAGCCTTGCATCCAATTTTTCCGTAAACCTGCCCATTGTAAAAATAGGACTGATTGTCAGTCTTATTTTTTATTTTTTGATTTCACTCTTAAAATAGAACTGATTATCAGTCCTATCCGGGGGATTTTACCAAGGCGCAGGCAGAAAATAGCAAATAGAACTGATAACCAGTCTTATTTCCGGGAGTACCTTTGAATCGACAAATATAAGCCTGAAATGCAGTCCTATTTTGCAGCTGGTAGCTTTCCTGCCTGCTAAGGGTAACCAAAACAAACCGGATTCGTACCTTCAGGTTCCGTAATTTTGTGCGGCAACTCCAATCTATAAGAAATTGAGGGTGTTAATGCAGGTCTTCTTGCTTTGTGAACAGCTTGGAAAGAATAATTTGTGGTACTATCATATCGTTGGAGGTGACGACGTGGAAAAGATTCCCGCAAAGATACGCATCCACACCAGGCAAACATTGGAAGACGGCACAACGCATACATTTACATCAAGTCACTCGGGCTTTCTTTATCAGAAACAAACCGCGCTTTACCTCATCTATCAGGAACAGGGTCAAGATGAATCGGACCGGATTCAGACCACCTGGAAGCTGGAAACTGCGCAGGCTTCCCTGATTCGCCAGGGGGCCACGGAACTGCGTGCTTTCTTCAAAAAAGGGGCAGGCGATTCCACCACACTGGTTACTCCCCACGGTCATCTGCCGGTGCAATTTGAGACCTTTCGCCTGGAACAGAACCTGTCGCCTGAAGGCGGGCAGCTCCGAATCGGGTACATCATGGATATGGCAGGTTCCGTGAGCCGAATGGAAGTTGAAATGCACGTGAATACTGACATTTGATTGCGGCTTCATTTTTTTACCGGAAAGGGGAATGTTTCTTTGGATATGCGAGTTTGGGTGTTGTCATTGGCAACAGGTTTGATTGTCGGGTTTCTGTTCTCGGCAATGAAGCTGCCGCTGCCTGCCCCGCCCGTTTTTTCGGGGGTGCTTGGGATTGTGGGGATCTGGCTTGGCGGTGTAGTGTTCAGTTGGATCAGCCGGCTGTGGCAGTAAGCACGGCCGGTTTTTTGTTTTAAAAAATTTCTTGCGGAGATGGTAACTTTTTGTGGCCTCCCTCGTCTAATACTATGTAGGGGTAATATACTAGATTTTGGAAGCACTGGGGTACATAGGGAGACAGGAAAAAGGAGGATCTGTATGAAAAAGTTCAAACGGACCACCGCGGTTGCACTGACACTGGGAATGCTGTTTACGTCCGTGCCGTATGCCGCGCTTGCCGAATCACCGGCAGCGACCGCATCCACAATGACACAGGAAGAAGCGGTCAATGTTGTCAAGAAGTTCGTCTCAATTCCGGAAGATTACAAAGTGCTGAACGTGTCGTTCCATGATGCCAAAGACGGCTATGGGCCCTATGGACGAAACAGTGCATGGATGATCACTTTCGGCAAAGAGGAGCGGTATGAAAGAGGCAACATTCATGCAGTCGTGGACGCTGCGAAAGGAATCGTTGTGAATCTCGATTTCTTCCAGCAGGACGATTCGACCATCGAGAACTCGATCACCCGGGACGAAGCCAGAACCAGGGCGCTGGAATTCCTGAAGAAACTGGCCCCCGACAAAGCCAATCAGGTCAAAGAGGCGGAATTGCAGGAAAAATATTATGCCTATGGGCCCTATGGCCGCAGTGCCATGGAGATGTTCCGTTTCGAACGCGTTGTAAACGGAATTCCTTATCCTGCAGACGGCATCACCATCCGGGTCAACGGCAAAGGCGAACTTCGCGGGTACAACTACAACTGGTCTGACAACATGCAGTTCCCGGATCTTCAGGCGTCTGTCGATGCGGCAAAAGCCAGGGAAGTTTTCAAGAGTTCCCTGAATCTTCAACTTCAATACCAACGCATTTACAAGCCCTATGCGTGGGATGAAATCGAGTCCCAACTCCTCTACGGCCCTTGGGATACCTACGGCATGGGCAGCCCATTCCCCATGATTGACGCAGCCAAGGGAGAGGCAATCGGCATGGACGGCAAGCCGGTTCCGGCAAAGCCTGCGATGGAGTTCAAGCCGCTTGCGGATAAGCCGGGTGCGCCGAAAGCTGCCAAAGAACTGACCAGGGAAGAAGCCCAGGCGATTGTGGATTCCTACAATCTGGATCTGAAAGGGTATACTCTGGAAACTGTCAACTTTGAGAATTACAAGGACAGAAACCTCATGTGGCGCTTCCACTACCGGATGGGAGATCCCAAAGATTACAAAACTATGAAAAATATCACCGTCGCAATTGATGCCAAGACCGGTGAGTTGCGCGAATACTACCGCAACGAGTGGCGGGAAGGACCGGAAGAAATGCCCAAAGATCCCAAAGTGACAAGGGAACAGGCAAAATCCAGGGCAATCGAATTCCTCAAGTCCGCTCTGCCCACCCAAATTGACAAAATTGCGCTAAATCCCGCATTTGAACTGAGCCTCAACAGCAATCCGAAGATGGGATTGGGATACCCATTCCACTCCTTTGAGTTCGTGCGCCTGGTAAACGGTGTGCCGGATCGGGAAGGCGGCGCCAGGGTGGTGATTGATCCGAACACCGGAGAGATTCGGGAATTCTCCGCAGGTTGGGGATGGAATGACAATGTCAAATACCAGCCCAAGGAGAATGTACTGGATCTGGAAACGGCCAAGAACAAATATGTTGAGAAATACAAGCTGCGTCTCCAATACATGGCCATCTACGACAAAGGCCAAACCCCCTATGAACCCGGAAAGCCATCGGGAGTGGCTCTTGTTTACGCCCCGGCAAGCTTCGGCAACATGCAAATGCTGAATGCTGTGACGGGAGAGTGGGTAACGCTTTATGGGGAGGCGCCGGCAGAACCGGTTGAAATCAATGACATTCAGGGACACTGGGCGGAAAAGCAACTCCGCTATCTGGCAGACCGTGGAGTGTTCAAAGTAAAGGACGGGAAACTGGAACCGGAGGGGACGGTCACCCGCGGCGACATGGTAAAGTACCTGCTGCTGAGCATGGACGGACCACGTCCGTTTGAACAGAAAGCGGCCGCATCTTTTGGCGATGTCGGCAAGGACCACCCGAACTACAACTATATCGAAGAAGCGGCAGCCCGGAAGTGGATTGACAAGAACGTGAAGAACTTCCGGCCGGAGGATCCGGTTACCCGTGAAGAACTGTCGGATATGGTGACAGCAGTGCTTGGCTACGCGAAACTGGCAGATGCGAAGCAAGCATTCGTCAATCATTTCCCGGATGTGGCCAATGACGGGCCATACATGGGCGACATTGCCATTGTCAATGCGCTTGGCATTATGAGCGGATGGGAAGGCAAATTCAGTCCGAAACAAAGCGTGACCAAAGCGCAGGCTGCCGTTGTGCTGACCAAGATGCTGGATCACGTCAAGGAAAAGAACCAGTATCCCTATTTCATGACGAAATAGTCCATTTGGTCCATCCCGCAGTAGAGGGAGGCAGGGCAATGAAGAATTGGAAACAAGCGGCGGCAGCCGGCCTGGCAGCGTGCATGCTGCTGACAACTGTGCCATACTCCGTTATGGCAAAGGCTACCACCGGAACCACAACGGCAATGTCCAAGGAGCAAGCGATCGAGGCGGCGAAAAAACTGGTTTCAATACCTGATGGGTATGAGTTGGTGGAGGCGTCCTATTACGAGTCAAAGGATCATCCGGGAATCTATGGACAGAACAGCGTGTGGACCATCCGCTTTGAAAAAAAAGGAAAACCCGACAATGGTTCCATAACGTTTACAATGCATGGAAAAACGGGTGCTCTTCTGAATCTGAACGCGCACGACAATGACGATGGGCAGGGGGATTCCGCAATCTCGCGGGACGAAGCCCGGACCATGGTCAAAGAATATTTGAACAAACTGGCTCCCGACAGAGCAAATCAGGTTACAGAAGAGGAGTTGCCTCAGGACTTCGGATCCGGCCAAACCATGCATACATTCAAGTTTGTTCGTACGGTGGACGGGATTCCGTATCCTCCCAACCACGTTTCCATTACTGTCAATGGCAAAGGACAGCTGCGAAATTATTATTGTGAATGGACCGAAGGGCTGGAGTTTCCGAAGCCTGTTGATGCGATCAGCAAGGAACGGGCAACGGAAGCCTTCAAAGCGGCGCTTACCCTGGAACTTCGTTATCAGAGAGTCTACAAGCCCGATTCGAAGGATGGCAACGAGGCGAAACTCTTTTACGGTCCTTATCGGGAAGGACACAATTTCCCTGTGATTGATGCGATGAAAGGTGTTGAAATTGACTCATTTGGAGAACCGGTGCAACCCAAAACGGCCGCAGGTTATTCCTTACTGGCCGAAAAACCGGGCGAACCAAAGGTTTTGAAAGACCTCACGCAGGAAGAGGCAGCGGAAATGGTTGCCGCTTATCAACTCAACCTGTCGGGGTACAAACAGACGAGCGGACGTTATGAGAAACACAGCGAGCGTAACTCGGTTTGGACATTCGAGTATCAGAAAGGCGAACCGAATGACCCGAAGACGCACGACGGAGCAACGGTTTCGATAGATGCCAAAACCGGAGAATTAAGGTTTTTCATTCGGCATGAATTCGGTGAAGAACCGTATAAGTTTCCAACGAACCCCCGCTTGTCGGAAGAGCAGGCACGTCAGAAAGCGATCGGGTTTGTCAAACAGGCTATACCGACGAAGGTACATCTGATTGCGCTGGATCCTTTGTGGGATGTGAAGCATGGGTTGAAGACCGGACCTGCTTATGCCTTCCATTTTGTCCGTTTGGTGAACGGGATTCCTTTTCGTGATGGAACGATTGCATTGTCAATGGACCCGGACACGGGGAACATCAAAGAATTTTTCAGCGGCGGGGATTGGAATGCGGATATTCAATTCGCGCCCGCAGAGGGCATCGTGACCATGGATCAGGCCAGAGGCAAATTCGCGGAAGCGTTCCCCCTGCGCCTGCAATATCTGCCGGTCTTTGAGAAGGGGAAAAATCCCTATGAGCAAGGTCCACAAAAAGGGGTGGCATTGGTTTATGCGCCCCCGGCTGACAAATACCCACACGATTTGGATGCGGTGAAGGGGGAATGGGAAGTACCGGAGCCGCCCAAGCGTCCGGTTGCGAATGACATCAAAGGCCATTGGGCGGAGAAATATCTGCAATGGATGCTGGATCGCGGCGTCATGATCGACAAAGACCTGAAAGACGGAAAGATGTATCCGGATGAAGGGGTTACCCGCGGCGACATGATGCGCTACCTGATCAAATCGGGCTTTCCAACCAACCATCAATGGTCGGGCAGGTTTGAGTTTTCGGATGTCCCGGATTCGGACTTCAATTTCGGCTTTATTCAAAGTGCCGTCAACAGCGGATGGGTGGATCCGGAGGCCAAACGGTTCCGGCCCAATGATTTCTTAATCCGCGAAGAGCTAGCAGATGTGATGGTAACGATTATGGGGTACGGCAAACTGTCCACTGTCCCCAACACGTTTATAAACAGGTACCGGGACATAACATCAGACCGATATGTGGGGGATATTGCGATTGTTTCGTCACTTGGCATCATGACCGGCTACGGCGGAAATTTCGATCCACGGGGAGTCGTGACCAAAG
The DNA window shown above is from Effusibacillus lacus and carries:
- a CDS encoding bifunctional metallophosphatase/5'-nucleotidase, whose translation is MGKSTIWRKLRKAIPVTGLAAVLAVSPVAAANPELSAAAADAEAVKSQNIQVQILGINDFHGQLNVTRKVGGKDVGRADYLATYLKEREATNKNTLLVHAGDVVGASAPVSSLLQDEPTIEILNELGFDLGVPGNHEFDEGVDEMMRLIYGGYHPKTGKFKGAKFPYVLANVVDKSTNEPILPPFHVQVVNGVKIGFIGVVLSDTPSIVIPSGVKDVQFTDEAEAINKYAKLLKNKGVKSIIVLAHNPGTSRQDGSNPTGEAVEIANAIDDEVDVIFAGHSHQFMNAVVDGKLIVQSYAYGTAFSDVDLEIDKKTGDIVSKKTEIVTTFHEGKTPDPAIKAMIEKYEAQVAPIVNEVVGTAADDLPYDDRYEKEVAIGNLIADAQRATMKTDFSFMNPGGIRTSIDKGEVTWGELYTVQPFNNDLVKMTLTGEQIRKLLEQQWYTKTDGSIGLRTLQISGLKYTRDKAARKILDITLPDGTPIDPKATYTVTVNSFLADGGDNFTVLKEGQNREVGPTDIDALVNYIKQLTQPFSAAVEGRITEVAAP
- a CDS encoding DUF1934 domain-containing protein, with the protein product MEKIPAKIRIHTRQTLEDGTTHTFTSSHSGFLYQKQTALYLIYQEQGQDESDRIQTTWKLETAQASLIRQGATELRAFFKKGAGDSTTLVTPHGHLPVQFETFRLEQNLSPEGGQLRIGYIMDMAGSVSRMEVEMHVNTDI
- a CDS encoding XapX domain-containing protein, with product MRVWVLSLATGLIVGFLFSAMKLPLPAPPVFSGVLGIVGIWLGGVVFSWISRLWQ
- a CDS encoding YcdB/YcdC domain-containing protein, which produces MKKFKRTTAVALTLGMLFTSVPYAALAESPAATASTMTQEEAVNVVKKFVSIPEDYKVLNVSFHDAKDGYGPYGRNSAWMITFGKEERYERGNIHAVVDAAKGIVVNLDFFQQDDSTIENSITRDEARTRALEFLKKLAPDKANQVKEAELQEKYYAYGPYGRSAMEMFRFERVVNGIPYPADGITIRVNGKGELRGYNYNWSDNMQFPDLQASVDAAKAREVFKSSLNLQLQYQRIYKPYAWDEIESQLLYGPWDTYGMGSPFPMIDAAKGEAIGMDGKPVPAKPAMEFKPLADKPGAPKAAKELTREEAQAIVDSYNLDLKGYTLETVNFENYKDRNLMWRFHYRMGDPKDYKTMKNITVAIDAKTGELREYYRNEWREGPEEMPKDPKVTREQAKSRAIEFLKSALPTQIDKIALNPAFELSLNSNPKMGLGYPFHSFEFVRLVNGVPDREGGARVVIDPNTGEIREFSAGWGWNDNVKYQPKENVLDLETAKNKYVEKYKLRLQYMAIYDKGQTPYEPGKPSGVALVYAPASFGNMQMLNAVTGEWVTLYGEAPAEPVEINDIQGHWAEKQLRYLADRGVFKVKDGKLEPEGTVTRGDMVKYLLLSMDGPRPFEQKAAASFGDVGKDHPNYNYIEEAAARKWIDKNVKNFRPEDPVTREELSDMVTAVLGYAKLADAKQAFVNHFPDVANDGPYMGDIAIVNALGIMSGWEGKFSPKQSVTKAQAAVVLTKMLDHVKEKNQYPYFMTK
- a CDS encoding YcdB/YcdC domain-containing protein, yielding MKNWKQAAAAGLAACMLLTTVPYSVMAKATTGTTTAMSKEQAIEAAKKLVSIPDGYELVEASYYESKDHPGIYGQNSVWTIRFEKKGKPDNGSITFTMHGKTGALLNLNAHDNDDGQGDSAISRDEARTMVKEYLNKLAPDRANQVTEEELPQDFGSGQTMHTFKFVRTVDGIPYPPNHVSITVNGKGQLRNYYCEWTEGLEFPKPVDAISKERATEAFKAALTLELRYQRVYKPDSKDGNEAKLFYGPYREGHNFPVIDAMKGVEIDSFGEPVQPKTAAGYSLLAEKPGEPKVLKDLTQEEAAEMVAAYQLNLSGYKQTSGRYEKHSERNSVWTFEYQKGEPNDPKTHDGATVSIDAKTGELRFFIRHEFGEEPYKFPTNPRLSEEQARQKAIGFVKQAIPTKVHLIALDPLWDVKHGLKTGPAYAFHFVRLVNGIPFRDGTIALSMDPDTGNIKEFFSGGDWNADIQFAPAEGIVTMDQARGKFAEAFPLRLQYLPVFEKGKNPYEQGPQKGVALVYAPPADKYPHDLDAVKGEWEVPEPPKRPVANDIKGHWAEKYLQWMLDRGVMIDKDLKDGKMYPDEGVTRGDMMRYLIKSGFPTNHQWSGRFEFSDVPDSDFNFGFIQSAVNSGWVDPEAKRFRPNDFLIREELADVMVTIMGYGKLSTVPNTFINRYRDITSDRYVGDIAIVSSLGIMTGYGGNFDPRGVVTKAQAAVVINRVWDHLAEKQSSGVYMQ